In Pseudomonas saudiphocaensis, one DNA window encodes the following:
- a CDS encoding pseudouridine synthase, producing the protein MSLPPANPLTELYRDDWLLAVHKPAGLLVHRSPIDKHETEFALQYARELNGGEHVYPVHRLDRPTSGLLLFARDPQTASLLGQAMMANAVHKTYQALVRGWPPEEGLIDHALREHAVDKRLKDEPQPLREAQTRYTRLATTQLPVEIEGFPTSRYSLMALHPLTGRKHQLRRHMQHIAHPIIGDTNYGRTKHNHYFTERFGQGRLMLAATDLHLTHPVTGNPLHLQASPSEDFQRVIREIFS; encoded by the coding sequence ATGAGCCTGCCGCCCGCAAATCCGCTGACCGAGTTGTACCGGGACGACTGGCTGTTGGCCGTGCACAAACCTGCCGGTTTGCTGGTGCACCGCAGCCCCATCGACAAACACGAAACCGAATTTGCCCTGCAGTACGCCCGCGAGCTGAATGGCGGCGAACACGTCTATCCAGTGCACCGTCTGGACCGCCCGACCTCGGGCCTGCTGCTTTTTGCCCGTGACCCGCAAACCGCCAGCCTGCTCGGCCAGGCCATGATGGCCAATGCCGTGCACAAGACCTACCAGGCCCTGGTGCGCGGCTGGCCGCCGGAAGAAGGCTTGATCGACCACGCCCTGCGCGAGCATGCCGTGGACAAGCGCCTCAAGGACGAGCCCCAGCCCCTGCGTGAGGCTCAGACGCGCTACACCCGCCTGGCGACCACGCAGCTGCCGGTAGAGATCGAGGGCTTTCCCACCAGCCGCTACAGCCTCATGGCCCTGCACCCGCTAACCGGTCGCAAGCACCAGCTGCGGCGGCATATGCAGCACATCGCCCATCCCATCATCGGCGACACCAACTACGGTCGAACCAAACACAACCACTACTTTACCGAACGCTTCGGCCAGGGCCGTCTGATGCTCGCTGCCACGGATCTGCACCTTACCCACCCGGTCACCGGCAATCCCCTGCACCTGCAGGCTTCACCCAGCGAGGATTTCCAGCGCGTAATACGGGAGATATTCAGCTGA